In Portunus trituberculatus isolate SZX2019 chromosome 36, ASM1759143v1, whole genome shotgun sequence, one DNA window encodes the following:
- the LOC123513542 gene encoding hairy/enhancer-of-split related with YRPW motif protein 1-like — translation MSVSVPEASCGVQQAAASSTAPLGAYLPAYTPAYTPAHAHAHAHAGMKRTLSESDGDDIYSGDEKDGDDCSSSGGGTSRKRRRGIIEKRRRDRINNSLSELRRLVPAAFEKQGSAKLEKAEILQMTVDHLKMLHTKGLDALAYDPNKFAMDYHNIGFRECAAEVARYLVTIEGMDIQDPLRLRLMSHLQCYAAQRDLANKQAATSWGWGASSQGTTTPASYPPSSSLSSFQGHVLTHPHGATHPTHPSSHPSPSATHAPVALDQSHGMSAFTAPATSVSGDLGVGTCGLSGQGSRLPTTGSGAPQVPVVTMSTASTAHTNYHLNLNAHAFPAAGPSTPTPTLPLTNPVNPTAYNPSLQGAPGVKPYRPWGAEIAY, via the exons ATGAGCGTGAGTGTGCCAGAGGCGTCGTGCGGCGTGCAGCAGGCGGCGGCCTCCTCCACAGCGCCCCTCGGCGCTTACCTGCCCGCCTACACCCCTGCCTACAcccccgcccacgcccacgcccacgcccacgcaggCATGAAGCGAACACTCAGCGAGAGTGACGGAGACGACATCTACtccggcgatgagaaaga TGGTGACGACTGCTCCTCCAGCGGGGGCGGCACCTCTAGGAAGCGGCGCCGGGGCATCATTGAGAAACGACGCAGGGATCGCATCAACAACTCCCTGTCTGAGCTGCGGCGCCTCGTCCCCGCAGCCTTTGAGAAACAGGGGTCGGCTAAGCTAGAGAAGGCTGAGATCTTGCAAATGACTGTTGACCACTTGAAGATGCTACACACtaaag GTCTGGATGCGCTGGCTTACGACCCCAACAAGTTCGCAATGGACTACCACAACATCGGGTTCCGGGAGTGCGCGGCGGAGGTGGCGCGCTACCTTGTCACCATCGAGGGCATGGACATCCAGGACCCGCTACGCCTGCGCCTCATGAGTCACCTGCAGTGCTACGCCGCGCAACGGGACTTGGCCAACAAACAGGCGGCGACCTCCTGGGGGTGGGGCGCTTCCTCCCAGGGCACCACCACCCCTGcatcctaccctccctcctcgtccctctCAAGCTTCCAAGGGCATGTTTTGACGCATCCCCACGGCGCTACACACCCCACGCACCCCTCCTCGCACCCCTCCCCCAGTGCGACTCACGCCCCTGTGGCATTAGACCAGAGCCACGGGATGTCAGCCTTCACTGCCCCAGCCACGTCTGTCTCCGGGGACCTGGGCGTGGGTACCTGTGGGTTATCAGGGCAGGGGTCGCGGCTCCCCACCACAGGCTCAGGGGCGCCCCAGGTCCCTGTAGTCACCATGAGCACCGCCTCCACTGCCCACACTAACTACCACTTGAATCTCAACGCCCACGCCTTCCCAGCTGCCGGAccctccacgcccacgcccacactccctctcactaACCCAGTCAACCCCACGGCGTACAATCCCTCCCTCCAAGGCGCCCCCGGGGTTAAGCCATACAGACCCTGGGGCGCGGAGATCGCATACTGA
- the LOC123513539 gene encoding uncharacterized protein LOC123513539 has protein sequence MGDRRPVSRILGSVKPIHPAMPPTPTPTPCLRRRLVNATRRLAKVFRALMFRKQVPAPPTPFPHRNHALMWSYEEAQNAHNARLESHFKAAGGSVLTLPFCYVEWAV, from the exons ATGGGTGACCGTCGCCCCGTCAGTAGAATCTTGGGTAGTGTGAAGCCTATACACCCTGCCAtgccgcccacgcccacgcccacgccctgcCTCCGTCGTCGTCTCGTCAACGCCACCAGGAGACTTGCTaag GTGTTCCGCGCCCTTATGTTCAGGAAGCAGGTGCCCGCCCCGCCCACGCCCTTCCCGCACCGCAACCACGCCCTCATGTGGAGCTACGAGGAGGCACAAAACGCCCATAACGCCCGCCTGGAGAGCCACTTTAAGGCAGCGGGCGGCTCTGTTCTCACACTGCCCTTCTGCTACGTGGAGTGGGCGGTGTGA